One Rhipicephalus microplus isolate Deutch F79 chromosome 4, USDA_Rmic, whole genome shotgun sequence genomic window carries:
- the LOC119172321 gene encoding uncharacterized protein LOC119172321, translating into MASKNSQAMKNHLCLLYPLMVLVLADVCRAVTIRRLIVPRWVRNGSETPAVLDCEYVYNENDLKLVVKWFFNDGAEPVYQWIPEMGVREAFGVLRHRLDDTFSVNSRDAYSQYRAIRILRPTWELSGKYTCVVTSLAGQDARHQHMTIFVPARTFSFNYSNSPPPLDRLLRPHTAELPLSLQCVARGTFPQPVLTLFLLKGGRRRPATEAGLRTFTTATIEDGLFDVALHADAFEGHLSSLADLFECVLEIPYSNYVLTRRMTVAHELTWGAYGASKASRLPILSYFGIILSISIYIVSRPHQRDGGDSVNRATRDVRKDQSDT; encoded by the exons aTGTTTGCCGAGCTGTGACCATCCGACGCCTTATCGTGCCGCGCTGGGTGCGCAATGGGTCCGAGACGCCCGCCGTTCTCGACTGCGAGTACGTGTACAACGAGAACGACCTCAAGCTGGTGGTCAAGTGGTTCTTCAACGATGGCGCCGAGCCCGTCTATCAGTGGATACCCGAGATGGGGGTACGCGAGGCATTCGGAGTGCTGCGCCACCGCCTGGACGACACGTTCTCGGTGAACTCTCGCGACGCCTACTCGCAGTACCGCGCCATCCGCATTCTGAGGCCCACCTGGGAACTCAGCGGCAAGTACACCTGCGTCGTCACCTCGCTTGCTGGACAGGACGCGAGGCATCAGCACATGACCATCTTTG TGCCCGCGAGGACATTTTCCTTCAACTACAGTAATTCACCGCCACCACTTGACCGGCTTCTCCGACCACACACAGCGGAGCTCCCGTTGAGTCTTCAGTGCGTGGCTCGGGGCACTTTCCCCCAGCCAGTGCTGACATTGTTCCTACTCAAGGGAGGGAGGCGGAGACCCGCGACAGAGGCGGGCCTCCGAACGTTTACGACGGCTACAATCGAAGACGGCCTCTTCGACGTCGCGTTGCACGCTGACGCATTCGAGGGCCACCTCTCCTCGTTGGCCGACctcttcgagtgcgtgctggagATACCGTACAGCAACTACGTGCTGACGCGCAGAATGACTGTCGCTCATG AGCTTACCTGGGGAGCTTACG GTGCGTCTAAAGCATCCCGCTTGCCCATCCTGTCATATTTTGGCATCATCTTGAGCATAAGCATCTATATTGTTTCTAGGCCACATCAGAGAG ATGGAGGCGACAGCGTGAACAGGGCTACTCGCGATGTCCGCAAAGACCAGAGTGATACGTAG